In Sphaerisporangium krabiense, the DNA window GCGGCGCGGCGGGCGCGGCGGCGTGAGCGGGCCGGCGTTGGTGATGAGCTCGAGCGGCGCGCCCGACCCGCGGGAAAGCCAGCCGATGACGAAGGGCCGGTTGCGCTGGGCGGCGGACAGCACCGCGGGCAGGACGGTCACGAAGTCCCACTCCGCCGACGAGCTGCGCGAGGGGGCGGTGATCGCCTGGATGCGGTACCACGGACCGCTCAGCGGGAACGGCGCGCTGGGCGCTGCGGAGGACACGCTTGCCTGCATATCAAGCCCAAATCCCTTATGCCACCGACGTTTGCCAGGGGATTACCTGTTCAATGCGTTCTCCTCCAGTCCAGCCGCTCCGGCGGCGGGCCGAGGTTGGGGGCGAACGACTCCTCCTCGGCGGCCGGTTCGGACTCGCCGGGGCCCAGCATGCTCCGGCGTACCTCCTCGAACTCCCCCAAAGTGGTCTTGGGGAAGGTGAGGATGGCCGGGTTGGCGTCGGCGAGCCGCACCTGGCGGCCCTCGGAGGTGGCGTGGGTGACGATGACCGAGGTGGTGGGGAGCTGCTGGAGCTGGTGCGGCTCGACGAGGAACTCGCGGCTGCGGTGCAGCACGCGCTCCTCGCCCATGGCCTTCCTGGCGCTGCGGCCCCACTCGGTGGACTCGGTGATGCTCTCCTTGAGGTCGGCCTTCTCCTCCTCGGGGTCGCCGCGGTCAGCGTCGTCGCCGACGGTGGAGGTGTAGGTGCCGTTCAGGCCGTCCACGGCCGGGCTGATGGTCTCGGTGAGCTGGGCCAGCTCGAGGCGGTGCTCGGTGCCCATGTGCTCGCTGGCCACGCGGGCGTCCTCGGCGTTGCCGAGGCGCATGAACGCGACGGCGGCGTGGCCGCGGCCGAGGCGCTCCCTGACGGTCGGGGTGAGCGAGCGGTAGGTGAGGACCAGGCCGGTCCTGGAGGTCTCACAGGCGTCCATCAGGCGGTCCAGCACGTCGCCGCGCAGCTTGTCGGCGCCCCCGACGATGATCGTGTGGTACCAGGGCCGCTCGGAGGCCGGGGACTGGCGCAGGATGTGCGTGAGCGCGGTGGCGACGTAGGTGCCGAGCACGCGGTTGCCGAAGACCCCGGCCTGGCGGTCCATCGACACCACGCGCAGCCGGGCGGGCGGCAGGCGCACGGCCTCCGAGCCCAGGGTCTCCAGCTTGCGGAGCTGCGACTCAAGGGCCCAGGCGCGCTCGATGACGACGCGGTCGGTGACGCCCCGGCCGAACAGCGTGCCGATGCGTTCGAGCTGGGTGGCGGTGAGCAGGCCGTACCGCAGGTCGTCGCGCGGGTCGCCGACCTGGGCCAGGGCGCGCAGGGCGGCGGTGACCTGGTTGATGGTGGCGTTCTCGCCGAGCACCTCGAGGACCCGCTCCAGGATGGCGTTGTCGAAGCTCAGGTCGCGGGTGGTGCGGTGCTCCTCGCTGACGCTGACGACGTGCGCGAGGACGTCGGCGAACGCCTCGGGCGGCAGCGTGGCGCCGAGGTCCAGCCGGGGCAGGTCGACGGGCAGCACCCACACCAGCGGGTCGTCTCCGCCGCGCCGGGCCAGCTCGATGAGGTCCTTGGCGATGGCGCCCTCGGACAGGTCGAGGACGGTGAGGTGGCCGCCGCTGTAGAGGCGGGTGGCGCCGAGCAGGGTGATCAGGGCGGACCAGCCGGGCAGGGTGCCGCCGGCGACGTCGATGCGGTCGATCTCGTCGGGGACGGCGACGGCGTACCAGGTGAGCTGCCGGTCGTAGCGCTCCTTCTTGGCCGCCCACTCCCGGTACCGCTCGGCGTGCTCCTCCTGGGCGTTGAACAGCTCGCGCTCGCGGTCCTTGCGCCGGTGCTCGGCGCGCGCCTGCTGTTCCCTGATGCGGGCGCGCAGGGCGCGTTCGCCCCGGCGGACGACGTACCCGCAGATCGCGGCGACCCCGCCGGTGACGACGAGGCCGGCGATGGCGAACGTCCAGCCCATGGTCTCGGTGAGGCCGAGCACGAGCATGACGACCGCCAGGATGATCATGACGGCGCCGACGACCTTCACGGGCCGGTTGAGAAGGTCCTCCTGGAGGCGCTCCCTGCGGACCCAGGCGGGGTCCACGGCGGCGGTGGGCTCCTCGGGGATGTCCTCGGGCGAGGGACGCTTGGGCGGCGGGCCGGGCTCTGGGTACAGCGTCGCGTACTGCCAGCCCAGATAGATCCGGTCAGCTTGAAGCTGCGCATGCTCTGGGTGCACGTCCGCCACCGGACCTCCACCTGTCATTGGTCGCGCTCGCCGGGAGCCGACCGTCTCGTGCCGCTCCTTGCCGCTTGGTCGGCTTCCCAACTGTGACAGCGTATGAGGTGCCCCTCGCATTCGGGCAGGGTTCTCGTCATTCGGCCCGAATTCCTCGCTCCTGGCACCCATTAAAGGGACAAACGAGGCGGATGGGATAGGGCGACCGATTACGATCGTGTGACATGACGTCTCCCGCCCGGCACGGCAGCCGCCGCCGGCGCCCCGTCCTGGTCCCCGCCACCGGCCTCCTCGCCGCCGCGGCCCTCCTCCTCACCGCGGTGCTCGGCGGGTTCCGCGAGGCCCCCGAACCAGGGCCCGAGCAGCGGCAGGCCGGCGAGGACGTGGACCAGGACGTGTTCCGCACCGTGATCGAGGACGCGGTCGCGCACACCGTGCCCGGATCCGGCGACCAGGAGCGGCCCGTCCTGGACCTGAACCTGAAGGTCTACAACGA includes these proteins:
- a CDS encoding trichohyalin-plectin-homology domain domain-containing protein, coding for MHPEHAQLQADRIYLGWQYATLYPEPGPPPKRPSPEDIPEEPTAAVDPAWVRRERLQEDLLNRPVKVVGAVMIILAVVMLVLGLTETMGWTFAIAGLVVTGGVAAICGYVVRRGERALRARIREQQARAEHRRKDRERELFNAQEEHAERYREWAAKKERYDRQLTWYAVAVPDEIDRIDVAGGTLPGWSALITLLGATRLYSGGHLTVLDLSEGAIAKDLIELARRGGDDPLVWVLPVDLPRLDLGATLPPEAFADVLAHVVSVSEEHRTTRDLSFDNAILERVLEVLGENATINQVTAALRALAQVGDPRDDLRYGLLTATQLERIGTLFGRGVTDRVVIERAWALESQLRKLETLGSEAVRLPPARLRVVSMDRQAGVFGNRVLGTYVATALTHILRQSPASERPWYHTIIVGGADKLRGDVLDRLMDACETSRTGLVLTYRSLTPTVRERLGRGHAAVAFMRLGNAEDARVASEHMGTEHRLELAQLTETISPAVDGLNGTYTSTVGDDADRGDPEEEKADLKESITESTEWGRSARKAMGEERVLHRSREFLVEPHQLQQLPTTSVIVTHATSEGRQVRLADANPAILTFPKTTLGEFEEVRRSMLGPGESEPAAEEESFAPNLGPPPERLDWRRTH